From Daucus carota subsp. sativus chromosome 6, DH1 v3.0, whole genome shotgun sequence, the proteins below share one genomic window:
- the LOC108225410 gene encoding phosphatidylinositol transfer protein PDR16 isoform X3, whose protein sequence is MSKKFRANAKEKIWSPEEQQSLEDIAHEAETGEIYRADYFDKHGRSIVVMRPGYENSTSNEGKIKYLVYCIEKAIKKMGSGQDQMVWLIDFQGYTKSKLSLKITKDVAHILQNCYPERLGLAILYNPPKVFEAFYPMVRPIIDQKMYEKVKFVYSNDPQCRKLIESIFDMDKLESAFGGNNKVGFDYNTYAQRMKGEDMNMSDLNSGCPHSSDLPESLHEHSLTDGESESSEEYLHECHLNDEITLGQHQ, encoded by the exons GAAGATATTGCTCATGAAGCAGAGACGGGAGAAATTTACAGAGCTGATTACTTTGACAAGCATGGGAGGTCCATAGTTGTCATGAGACCAGGTTATGAG AATTCCACGTCGAATGAAGGGAAAATTAAGTACTTAGTTTATTGTATAGAGAAAGCCATAAAGAAAATGGGATCAGGTCAGGATCAGATGGTGTGGCTTATTGATTTTCAAGGCTATACCAAGTCCAAATTATCATTGAAGATCACCAAGGATGTGGCTCACATACTGCAGAACTGTTACCCAGAAAGGCTGGGCCTGGCAATACTGTATAATCCACCAAAAGTCTTTGAGGCTTTCTACCCA ATGGTAAGACCGATAATTGACCAGAAGATGTACGAAAAAGTAAAATTTGTGTACTCAAATGATCCACAGTGCAGAAAGTTAATAGAATCTATATTCGACATGGACAAGTTAGAATCTGCTTTTGGTGGTAATAACAAGGTTGGGTTTGACTATAATACCTATGCACAAAGAATGAAGGGGGAAGATATGAATATGTCTGACTTAAACTCTGGATGTCCACATTCATCTGACTTGCCTGAATCACTGCATGAACATTCTCTGACTGACGGAGAATCTGAGTCCTCTGAGGAATATCTTCATGAATGTCACTTAAATGATGAAATCACACTTGGACAGCATCAATGA